GTCTATAGgatcctctccccctccctccactattTAACTGAGCACAATATTTGCCATTTGTTTGACAAAGCACCTCACTAAGCCTACAGGACTGGTTATGAATTGTGCCCATATTTAGCCCATTAAAAACCAGGTCTGCACCAAGCCCATCTGTTGCCTATGTGTACATATTCACTCATTAATAATGCTTAACAGTTATTGGGAGGTACTTCATAACTGATACATAAGCTATAAATTTGATTGGCAGCCAAATTCTGTGGAACCCTTGGGTAAAACGTATGCTGAGTAAACAATGACAAAATAGTTTGGGCTAGGGCAAGAAATACATAATTGTATCCACCTCAAGCTATGGAAGAATTGCCACAGAAGAACAGAATGGATATTTATCAGGGTGTTATGTGGCTGCAAACTTGGACTTTAAATATCTTGTccctcaaataaaataaaactgaaaataattttttgCATGAAAGCTTAAAACGGTCATTATTGTGTGTTCATCACAGGAGTCCTCCCTTGTTCATCCCCAGCATTTGGTATTGTGTGAAACATGCAGGTTCCAACCAGCTATCatggttaacaacaacaacacaacaacaacaattgataAACCcatcctccctgaatttgtccaagtccTTCTAAAAGGCATATTAAGCTAGTGGTCACTACCACATCTGCTGAACTCCCTAAGTTGGTTATGTTTTGAAGAAATATTTTCCTAATATATATGAGTATAATGGCACTTTTTCTGGTGCTATGAGAAAATCTGCACTCTAGCACGTGTACTGGCACAGGTACACAAGAGCTGGCCCAAACTCACCTTATGCTCATCTCGAAGGTGAGTATCCAGCTCATCCGTGTGCTTGGTCTCATAGTAGCAGAGTTGGCATTTGTAAGGCCTGAGCTCATTGTGCTTCTCTATGTGCTGCTGTAAGCTCTCATCACTGGAACACGTGAAGGTACACTTGTCACAGCGGAAAACGATTCCCTGCAAATACTTGGACAGCTTGGAACGGCACACCTCGATGGGAACCACTCGCTCTTCTGTTGGGGCAAAAAGAGATGGTGGGAGAAGTTTCATTAGTCAGCCGTTCTAGAGAAGCAGAGACTTTGCAAAGAATGCTCATGCATATGGCACTTCACCTCCATTCTGCTACACAGCCACCACTTTCCACAAGCTGCATTCTAAACCTGCCACTTATTGATATGTTTCTATGCTGTACTACTTTTAATGTGAACAGTACTTCATAAAACTGACAGCAACAGTGGCCTGGCCCCAACACAATAGGCAAAATACTTCAAACCAGTACAAAATTATATAAACAAACCATGATATCTgtagaaataataatatgaaaatatcaaaaagtaataaaataatatCTTCCCAAgtttacaagtttaaaaaaaccccaccaaaaacaaaacaaaacaaaacaaaaaaccccaggttgctcacctgtaacttatgtcTGGAAGAGATCTATCAACATCCATAAGTAtgagttctgcacctgcacagggacCACGCAGTAGCCAAGCCGCAGCTTGTCGACAGCGTCCAAGCCCTGCCTCCACAcctacagtgtgctatttaaaggcgggctgggcgccatgttcctcagttcttggacaaccACCGTGAATGACAACCATTCAGGTAAGCAGGTGAGTTCATCAATGTTAATATGATAATAGTTCTCTGACAGTCTGAGTAGCTGGGGAAACCATggttgtctgggccaccatggggtcaTAAGGATGCAAGATGTTGGGGTGGCTAGCAGACAAGCAACAAATCAACTTATTAGTGGTTGTGGAAGAAACATGTGAGGGGTTTCTAGAGACCAATCCAGCTGGAACACGTCCCCTAGTGACTGTCAATCATGTCCCGCCCTTGAGCAGAAGTGGGAGCACTTCGTGTTTATTGAAGTTGCAAACAGGTCTATGGAGGGTTCCATCCAGTGGTCGAAGAGGGGAGCAATGTATATTGTATTGAGCTCCCATTCATGTTGTTGGTGTTGAACAAACACCCTACTGAGATCGTCTCCTAGGACATTCTCCAGGACCTTGATGTGGATTGCCATTGGGGATACTTGGTGACGGACACAGCAGTGCCACAGCTGAACACTGAGGGCATACAAGCTTCAAGATACAGTCCCACCTTGATGGTTGATGTAAGCTTGGGCTGTTGTATTGTCCAATTATATTTGGACAACTTTGCCTTGTATCAGTGGCAAGAAAGCCTGTAGTGCCTGGAAGAAGGCTAGCAACTCCAGGAAGCTGATATGCAACTGAGCCTGGTGAGGGGTCCATTTGCCATATTGCCAGAATATCTGATGACATTCACAATGGGCACCCCACCCTAGCAATGGTGCGTCTGTCATCAGCCAAACTGATGGAGATGGCGTCTGGAGCGGGACTTCCTCTAGGAGATTCCGGCTGTCTGACCACCATGACAGTGATCGTAGAATTTGTGGTGGCAGCTCCAGATGTTCCCGCTGACTGTCTCTGTTGGGATGGAAAACTGACAGTAACCATAGTTGTAGTTTCCACATTTTCAGACGTGCGTAATGTATCACTGTATTGCAGGATGCCATAAGGTTGAGCAGTCGCTGTATCAACTGAACTGGCTGTATGTGATGTTGTTGGAAGACCTGCACCAGATCTCTGATGCAGTTGGACCTTTCTTCTGGTAAGTATGCCCTTTGGGATATCGTGTTCAACACTGCCCCTATATAGGTGATAGCGAACACGGGTTCCAGGTGGGAActtttccaattgacttggattCTCAGGTCTTGGAGGACAGTCAGAACATACTGGATCTAAGAAAGTAACTCGTCTCGGTCCCTGGATGTCATAAGCCAGTCGTCCAAGTATGGGTAAATAGCAACGCCTTTTGTCCTCAGATGGGAAATTACTACTGGCATACATTTGGTAAAAACCCTTCGGGCAGTGGAAAATCTGCAGAGTAAgacattgtattggtacacttggtGGCCTACAGGGAAACGTAGGTACTTCCTGTGATGTTCTCTTATGTTGATATGAAAGTTGGCATCTTTCAAATCCAGCATTGCAAGACACTTCTCTTGGTGGAGAAGTGGTAGTATCTCCTGCAACGCCATCATATGACATTATCTGACATGGATCAGTTTGTTTAGATGGCTTAGGTCCATTACGGGGCGGATGCCCCCATCCTGCTTTGGGATCTGAAAGCAGCAGGCGTAGAACCCTTCCTGCCTGTGCACCCATGACACCGGGGTGATTGCACCCTTCCCCAACagttcctccacctcctcctgtaATGCTAAGGATGGTGGAGTGAACCTCATTCCCGTAAAGTGAGAGGTCATCTTGAATTTTATGGCATATCCTgaggatatgatcttcaggacctGGGGGTCCGATGTTATTCCCGATGCCATGCAGGGGTATGGCGTGCCAGCTTGATGGAACTGCGTGGCAATGCTGGGTCGGTGATGGTATTCGCTTGCCAAGATGTTAAGACCCCTGCAGGTGGGATTGGGGGGAAGTCCAGTGTTGGTGGGAGGTCCCAAACTTCAAAGACGCTTCTGCAATTCTGGTTGTTTGGTATGGTGGGACTGAGTGGCTTTTGGCTTTACTTTGGTAAGGACATTTATGGTAGGGGTTATACTGCTTCCTGTAGTCACGGCGATCTTGCTGCCTAAAGGGAAGCCTCTGTTTGCCGTAATAGGAACGGTAGTTCAGGGTGTATGTGGAGGTAGAAGCAGCCGAGGTGAACGTTTTCACTGTGAACTTAGATTTTTTAAGTTGCTCCATGGTGGCATCTGTTGACTCACTGAAAAGGCCAGTTCTGTCAAAGGTCAGACCTTCAATTTTCTTCTTCATGTCGCTCTGAAGGTTTGTAGATCTCAGCCATGTGTGTCTCTGCAAAGTCAAAGCAGCAGTCAGGGAACAAGACTCTGACTCCGTGAGATGCTTAACAATACTTAACTGCTGTCTGGTTAAGTCAGCCGATTTCTCCAGGGTTAACTGGAACTTCTTCTTGAAATCTTCAGGGGATAAGTTGTCCAAGTCACCCTGAAGAGATTCCCATAggctgtggttttatttggcCATACGTGCCGAGTAATTTGCCACTTTATTGGCGGGCAGGAGGTGAAGTAAACCTTTCTGCCTAATAACCCCAATTTTATAGCTTCTTTATCAGATGGTGTGATGTGGCACCTTTCCCGTTTTTGAAGAGGTAGCACAATCGATTACAAGGGAATTAGGAGCTGGGTGTTTTAGAAGGTAAGTGTTGTCCTCCTGAATGTGATATAGGCTTTCGAGTCTTTGGGATGTGGGAGCAGATGTATGAAGCACTCCCCAGGCACATTTTGCCACTCTGGTGATCACCGGGAGCATGGGCAAGGCCACGGGCTGAGTGGCCTGAGATTTGGCCATGAAATTGTATACTGGGTCATCTATTGTTGACAATTCCAAATGCAAGTCCAAACCCAGTGCTTCCGCCATGGCCTGCACATGTTTGTGATAGGCCTTCATTTCTTCATTCGGGGAAACATAAGTGGATGGAGGGACGTCAGTGGGGGGATCCACTAAGCTGTCTGCATCCTCTGGATCAGATTCAAAATCAGAGGAACCATAGTTTTCCAAGGCAGATCTAAGCAGAGAAGATGGGACACATGTCTGAGTCTCCACAGTAGTGTTTTGTGGGGGAGGCAAAGCACCTGTCTGGGTGCTTATGGACCTGAAGAGTGGAGATGTAGTTTGAGTGGCCCGTGACatcatagagagagaagaggttTGCGATGCTTTGGAAGTACAAGAAATGGACTCACTTTGGGTAGCAGGGTCAGTCAAGGTGGTCACTGCCAGAGATGAAGCAATTGGAGTGTATGTCCTTGGAGTAAAAGGCTTCCAGGATTTTTTCCATCTGGTAAACATATGGCCCTCCTGGGGAACAGGTACCCATGGTAGTCGCtgagggggcagcagaggggtACTTGAGGAACAGTCCAGAATCAAAAAGAGAGTGTGTGCAGTGGTCGGGACTAAGCCAGTATTGGTATTTGCGTCCTTCACGAACGTCGGTATCGGCACCTGGCATCATGGTGACACTTGTCTTGAAGTTGATAGCACCAGAGTGTGTAAAGCTGATGTCAAAGGAGCATCCTGTCAAACCTTCAGTGTCGAAGGGGCTGAAGACGAGATTGGTGTTGGCGCCGGAGACAGGGAACCTCAATGTCGAACGCGTCAATGTTGACGGGCGGTTGGTGTCCAACTGTTCTGTTGGTATCGGTGCCAAAGGCATGGTGTCGAGAGAGACCTTCGACTTTGAAGTCGGTGTCGAAGGAAGACCGTGAAGTGCTGGTGGTGACCTAAGGTGAA
Above is a window of Hemicordylus capensis ecotype Gifberg chromosome 2, rHemCap1.1.pri, whole genome shotgun sequence DNA encoding:
- the LOC128344932 gene encoding uncharacterized protein LOC128344932 codes for the protein MGAQAGRVLRLLLSDPKAGWGHPPRNGPKPSKQTDPCQIMSYDGVAGDTTTSPPREVSCNAGFERCQLSYQHKRTSQEVPTFPCRPPSVPIQCLTLQIFHCPKGFYQMYASSNFPSEDKRRCYLPILGRLAYDIQGPRRVTFLDPVCSDCPPRPENPSQLEKFPPGTRVRYHLYRGSVEHDIPKGILTRRKVQLHQRSGAGLPTTSHTASSVDTATAQPYGILQYSDTLRTSENVETTTMVTVSFPSQQRQSAGTSGAATTNSTITVMVVRQPESPRGSPAPDAISISLADDRRTIARVGCPL